One window of the Streptomyces asoensis genome contains the following:
- a CDS encoding DUF4097 family beta strand repeat-containing protein, whose amino-acid sequence MSEWSVAEPRKLSFDEPVSELRVRIVDGTVNIVGTDEGPARLEISRIEGPPLVVSHRDGNLTVAYEDLPWKGFLKWLDRKGWRRSAVVSLAVPAGTRVEVGVVSAGAVVSGIEGRAEVKGVNGDTTLVGLAGPVRTDTVSGSVEAQALTGDLHFNSVSGDLTVVEAGSSVKADSVSGSMIVDLDPTSRPTTIDLTSVSGEIAIRLPHPADARVEANTASGSVSNAFEDLRVSGQWGAKRITGRLGAGNGSLKATTISGSIALLRRPPTEDAPDDIPDDAWHDEREAKPAAGPEGEARSGRPVDSGDNAVSGPGGESSSGDPADSTTDKKVL is encoded by the coding sequence ATGTCCGAGTGGTCCGTCGCCGAGCCGAGGAAGCTCTCTTTCGACGAGCCCGTGAGCGAACTGCGCGTGCGCATCGTCGACGGCACCGTGAACATCGTGGGCACCGACGAGGGTCCCGCCCGCCTGGAGATCTCACGGATCGAGGGACCACCCCTGGTGGTGAGCCATCGCGACGGGAACCTGACGGTGGCGTACGAGGACCTGCCCTGGAAGGGCTTCCTCAAGTGGCTCGACCGCAAGGGCTGGCGGCGCAGCGCCGTGGTCTCGCTGGCCGTGCCGGCCGGCACCCGCGTGGAGGTGGGGGTGGTCAGCGCCGGGGCAGTGGTCTCCGGCATCGAAGGCCGAGCCGAGGTGAAGGGGGTCAACGGGGACACGACCCTGGTGGGGCTCGCGGGCCCGGTGCGCACCGACACCGTCTCCGGGAGCGTGGAGGCCCAGGCCCTCACCGGCGACCTGCACTTCAACTCCGTGTCCGGCGACCTGACCGTGGTCGAGGCGGGCTCCTCCGTGAAGGCCGACTCCGTGAGCGGGTCGATGATCGTCGACCTCGATCCGACCAGCCGCCCCACGACCATCGACCTGACCAGCGTCTCGGGCGAGATCGCCATCCGGCTGCCCCATCCGGCGGACGCGCGGGTGGAGGCGAACACCGCGAGCGGCTCGGTCTCCAACGCCTTCGAGGATCTCCGGGTCAGCGGCCAGTGGGGCGCCAAGCGCATCACCGGCCGCCTGGGCGCGGGCAACGGCAGCTTGAAGGCGACGACGATCTCCGGCTCGATCGCCCTGCTGCGGAGGCCCCCGACGGAAGACGCGCCGGATGACATACCGGACGACGCGTGGCACGACGAGCGAGAGGCGAAACCGGCGGCCGGTCCGGAGGGTGAAGCGCGCTCAGGCCGGCCCGTCGACTCGGGGGACAATGCCGTTTCCGGCCCGGGCGGCGAGAGCTCCTCCGGCGACCCGGCCGACAGCACGACCGACAAGAAGGTGCTCTGA
- the fxsA gene encoding FxSxx-COOH cyclophane-containing RiPP peptide, translating into MDEQDGFAGVTVAPEAPGAGEPLPDLLSLGLTELGTIEHPVLLELLEELRDRAGQTSEPLWGFASAL; encoded by the coding sequence ATGGACGAACAGGACGGGTTCGCGGGGGTGACGGTGGCGCCGGAGGCCCCCGGCGCGGGGGAGCCGCTGCCGGATCTGCTGTCGCTGGGTCTCACGGAGCTGGGGACGATCGAGCATCCCGTGCTGCTGGAGCTGCTGGAAGAGCTGCGGGACCGCGCGGGACAGACGAGCGAGCCGCTGTGGGGGTTCGCCTCGGCGCTCTGA
- a CDS encoding Clp protease N-terminal domain-containing protein — protein MFERFTKDARAVVEGAVGHAEREGASRVEETHVLLSLLDREGSRGSFALASLGLPPGGRVGLVRDLDETRRRGGLSRADADALSGLGIDLSEIVSRVEETHGEGALAAAGRGSLFGGRSGRRMFSRGAKDLLTGTLRVAVARGERHIGDEHLLLALTTRRGVPSEILADHGVTHASLARVLYGDSRGGEPGTATEAKAG, from the coding sequence ATGTTCGAGCGGTTCACGAAGGACGCCCGTGCCGTGGTCGAGGGCGCGGTGGGACACGCCGAGCGGGAGGGGGCGTCGCGGGTCGAGGAGACACACGTACTGCTGTCCCTGCTCGACCGTGAGGGCAGCCGTGGTTCCTTCGCGCTGGCCTCGCTCGGTCTGCCGCCCGGTGGGCGGGTGGGGCTGGTGCGGGACCTGGACGAGACGCGTCGCCGCGGCGGACTCTCCCGGGCCGACGCGGACGCCCTGTCCGGGCTGGGCATCGACCTGTCGGAGATCGTGTCCCGGGTCGAGGAGACACACGGCGAAGGAGCACTGGCCGCCGCCGGCCGGGGCAGCCTCTTCGGCGGGCGGTCCGGGCGGCGGATGTTCAGCCGCGGCGCCAAGGACCTGCTCACCGGCACCCTGCGCGTCGCCGTCGCCCGGGGCGAACGGCACATCGGCGACGAGCATCTGCTGCTCGCCCTCACCACCCGCCGTGGCGTCCCCTCGGAGATCCTCGCCGACCACGGCGTCACCCACGCGTCCCTCGCCCGGGTGCTGTACGGCGACAGCCGAGGAGGCGAGCCCGGGACCGCGACCGAGGCCAAGGCAGGCTGA
- a CDS encoding CU044_2847 family protein, whose protein sequence is MSGEDVTRVARIALPDGTPVWARISGAGELSAPSGRLSYSDTGFAERVEASVESLHALVTGVARSLAEPLRAVRPDEVSVEFGIELTAKAGKVVGLLADGEAKAGITVTLTWNSGPPDLDTSPPAPPGAGSRARDGSSSDEDGVRRAGASPGAPMHGGADGTVGGGAE, encoded by the coding sequence ATGAGTGGTGAGGACGTGACGCGGGTGGCCCGCATCGCGCTGCCGGACGGGACGCCCGTCTGGGCCCGGATCTCGGGGGCGGGGGAGCTGTCCGCGCCGTCCGGGCGGCTGTCGTACAGCGACACCGGGTTCGCCGAGCGGGTGGAGGCGAGCGTGGAGAGTCTGCACGCGCTCGTCACGGGGGTCGCGCGGTCGCTGGCGGAACCGCTGCGCGCGGTGCGGCCCGACGAGGTGAGTGTCGAGTTCGGCATCGAGCTGACCGCCAAGGCCGGGAAGGTCGTGGGCTTGCTCGCCGACGGAGAGGCCAAGGCCGGCATCACGGTCACCCTCACCTGGAACAGCGGGCCACCGGACCTCGACACATCACCTCCCGCGCCCCCCGGCGCGGGCTCCCGCGCGCGTGACGGCTCATCGTCCGACGAGGACGGGGTCCGGCGCGCGGGCGCGTCCCCCGGCGCGCCGATGCACGGGGGCGCCGACGGCACCGTGGGCGGGGGCGCGGAATGA
- a CDS encoding AAA family ATPase, producing MTESSEWLIYRGAGEPHDGIERLPDPPPWRDFTSRDAAGSGDGSQDRRLGAHRHLAELHRPGAEELEMINAALYLRRPLLVTGSPGAGKSTLAHSVAYELGLGNVLRWSIVSRSALQDGLYHYDAIARLQDVQIAAQGGFGSAAGSPGAVEGIGSYIRLGPLGTALLPSDTPRVLLIDELDKSDIDLPNDLLNVLEEGEFAIPELERIADRLPDGEAEVLTADGVKVRVRDGRVRCRAFPFVVLTSNGERDFPAPLMRRCIHLELGRPDHNRLATFVRAHLGDEAARAGDDLITRFLERSRSELLAADQLLNAIYLTDAAAPPSRDRLADLLIQRLDRPR from the coding sequence ATGACCGAATCCAGTGAGTGGCTCATCTACCGAGGCGCCGGCGAACCGCACGACGGGATCGAGCGGTTGCCCGATCCGCCCCCCTGGCGGGACTTCACCAGCCGTGACGCGGCGGGCTCCGGCGACGGGTCCCAGGACCGCAGGCTCGGCGCGCACCGGCACCTGGCGGAACTGCACCGGCCGGGAGCCGAGGAGCTGGAGATGATCAACGCGGCGCTCTATCTGCGCCGCCCCCTGCTCGTCACGGGCAGTCCCGGCGCGGGCAAGAGCACGCTCGCCCACTCGGTGGCGTACGAACTCGGTCTCGGCAACGTGCTGCGCTGGTCGATCGTCAGCCGTTCCGCACTCCAGGACGGGCTGTACCACTACGACGCGATCGCCCGGCTCCAGGACGTGCAGATCGCCGCGCAGGGCGGGTTCGGGTCGGCGGCGGGCTCGCCCGGCGCGGTCGAGGGCATCGGCAGCTACATCCGGCTGGGACCGCTCGGCACCGCGCTGCTGCCCTCCGACACTCCGCGCGTGCTGCTCATCGACGAGCTGGACAAGAGCGACATCGACCTGCCCAACGACCTGCTGAACGTGCTCGAGGAGGGCGAGTTCGCCATTCCCGAGCTGGAGCGCATCGCCGACCGGCTGCCGGACGGCGAGGCGGAGGTGCTGACCGCCGACGGGGTGAAGGTCCGGGTGCGGGACGGCCGCGTGCGCTGCCGCGCCTTCCCGTTCGTCGTGCTCACCAGCAACGGCGAGCGCGATTTCCCGGCCCCGCTGATGCGCCGGTGCATCCACCTGGAGCTGGGGCGCCCCGACCACAACCGGCTCGCCACCTTCGTACGCGCGCATCTCGGTGACGAGGCGGCGCGCGCGGGGGACGATCTGATCACGCGGTTCCTGGAGCGGTCGCGCAGTGAACTCCTCGCGGCGGACCAGTTGCTGAACGCGATCTACCTCACCGACGCGGCCGCGCCGCCCAGTCGTGACCGCCTGGCCGACCTGCTCATCCAGCGACTCGACCGCCCGAGGTGA
- a CDS encoding trypsin-like peptidase domain-containing protein, which yields MTGGHAPGASNAFDAARRALRGLVVAATVRIHRPVVGYALEEPDTFLGSGFFVAPNWVLTCAHVACGGEGGEVTVVYETAPGRGTSAAPGRVVATLPDRADRAGRALAGNWPAPDLALVQLTEPVDDHECVYVSERPAAYYGEGRVLYAGWTENEGRLQVLDGTLTVQGTIGGWSSDVQMRLGDNDLPYGVSGGPVIDPERGEVIGVLKARSDHRPGGTSTGIEQLRTLRVPAAAEAEHSDLYQAVFHAHDRYHRDRQRHPASRRQTWTDVQGRLGARPGRTLSPDERIQLLGRLAELPPPESTRSLLDILDSLPDFQAPTPLPAPRGWRDGLGALYESASDDGALELVLDYAMRAMSAPRPFVVPSTPDAEKALWVWVWQAAQRLSARYRSGLAEQRIERLRRRDEAERDAPDTVSGGLHPTDGPGRRKPHRRGGPDARARARSVGSVARPSALLELVRRGWEPDRCDWSVSVAAPGGEVVRLHEAERTPLADLPAQLAGPLGEAFRHCDEPGRPALLQVALPHALLGLEVDNWQLAPGQEPLGALRPVVVRCSDRDRLPDEAFGAYGGGGEPDDTAEADGAGGADDLDDVDDLDDLDAERRARWRWLHAHRAKAEVLDCDEGLRKPVPTVEQLRALSHGTVPVLCRYGDLRYEDDAEALARIVLGGYGVALWRRRRGRADAVCGEFHRGTIDGIAEPPSAQHLPEAVHDLRMRLRAGRTESFWADGVALLYDDPHQPLPGTGDLLEAP from the coding sequence ATGACGGGCGGGCACGCCCCGGGCGCATCGAACGCGTTCGATGCGGCCCGTCGTGCACTGCGTGGACTCGTCGTGGCGGCGACCGTGCGCATTCATCGCCCGGTCGTCGGGTATGCCCTGGAGGAGCCCGACACGTTCCTCGGGAGTGGCTTCTTCGTCGCCCCGAACTGGGTTCTGACCTGCGCACATGTGGCTTGCGGCGGGGAGGGGGGCGAGGTCACGGTGGTGTATGAGACGGCACCGGGGCGGGGCACGTCCGCCGCCCCCGGCCGGGTGGTGGCCACCCTTCCCGACCGGGCCGACCGCGCCGGGCGGGCCCTCGCCGGCAACTGGCCCGCCCCGGACCTCGCCCTGGTCCAGCTGACCGAACCCGTCGACGACCACGAGTGCGTGTATGTCTCCGAGCGTCCGGCGGCCTACTACGGCGAGGGCCGGGTGCTGTACGCCGGCTGGACCGAGAACGAGGGCCGCTTACAGGTCCTGGACGGCACGCTCACCGTGCAGGGCACCATCGGCGGCTGGTCCTCGGACGTGCAGATGCGGCTGGGCGACAACGACCTGCCGTACGGCGTCTCGGGCGGCCCGGTGATCGACCCCGAGCGCGGCGAGGTGATCGGCGTGCTGAAGGCGCGCTCGGACCACCGGCCCGGCGGCACGTCCACCGGGATCGAGCAGCTGCGCACCCTGCGGGTCCCCGCGGCGGCGGAGGCCGAGCACAGCGACCTCTACCAGGCGGTCTTCCACGCCCACGACCGCTACCACCGCGACCGCCAGCGCCACCCGGCCTCCCGGCGGCAGACCTGGACCGACGTCCAGGGCAGGCTCGGCGCGCGCCCGGGCCGCACCCTCAGCCCGGACGAGCGGATCCAGCTGCTGGGCCGGCTCGCCGAACTCCCGCCGCCCGAGAGCACCCGAAGCCTGCTGGACATCCTCGACTCCCTCCCCGACTTCCAGGCCCCCACCCCGCTGCCCGCGCCACGCGGCTGGCGCGACGGCCTCGGAGCGCTGTACGAGAGCGCGAGTGACGACGGGGCACTGGAACTCGTCCTCGACTACGCGATGCGCGCGATGTCCGCTCCGCGCCCGTTCGTCGTGCCCAGCACCCCGGACGCCGAGAAGGCCCTGTGGGTCTGGGTGTGGCAGGCCGCGCAGCGGCTGAGCGCCCGTTACCGGTCCGGTCTCGCCGAGCAGCGGATCGAGCGGCTGCGCCGACGCGACGAGGCGGAGCGCGACGCCCCCGACACGGTCTCCGGCGGCCTCCACCCGACGGACGGTCCCGGCAGGCGCAAACCTCACCGGCGGGGTGGGCCCGACGCACGCGCGCGTGCCCGTTCCGTCGGCAGCGTGGCCCGGCCCTCCGCCCTGCTCGAACTGGTGCGGCGGGGCTGGGAGCCGGACCGCTGCGACTGGTCGGTCTCCGTGGCCGCGCCCGGCGGTGAGGTGGTCCGGCTGCACGAGGCCGAGCGCACTCCGCTGGCCGACCTGCCCGCGCAGCTCGCCGGCCCGCTCGGGGAGGCCTTCCGGCACTGCGACGAGCCCGGCAGGCCCGCGCTCCTCCAGGTGGCGCTGCCCCACGCGCTGCTCGGCCTGGAGGTCGACAACTGGCAACTCGCGCCCGGACAGGAGCCGTTGGGGGCGCTGCGGCCGGTCGTCGTGCGCTGCTCCGACCGCGACCGGCTGCCCGACGAGGCGTTCGGCGCGTACGGGGGCGGGGGAGAACCGGACGATACGGCTGAAGCCGACGGTGCCGGCGGCGCTGACGACCTGGACGACGTGGACGACCTGGACGACCTGGACGCGGAGCGCCGGGCCCGCTGGCGCTGGCTGCACGCGCACCGCGCCAAGGCCGAAGTCCTGGACTGCGACGAGGGGTTGCGTAAACCCGTACCGACCGTGGAGCAGCTGCGCGCCCTGTCGCACGGCACCGTCCCGGTGCTCTGCCGTTACGGCGACCTCCGTTACGAGGACGACGCGGAGGCGCTGGCCCGGATCGTGCTCGGCGGCTACGGCGTGGCGCTGTGGCGTCGGCGGCGCGGCCGGGCCGACGCCGTCTGCGGGGAGTTCCACCGCGGCACGATCGACGGGATCGCCGAACCGCCGAGTGCGCAGCATCTGCCCGAGGCCGTGCACGATCTCCGGATGCGGCTGCGCGCGGGCCGCACGGAGTCGTTCTGGGCCGACGGCGTCGCCCTGCTGTACGACGATCCCCACCAGCCGCTGCCCGGAACAGGTGACCTGTTGGAGGCCCCTTGA
- a CDS encoding SAV_2336 N-terminal domain-related protein — protein sequence MPDAAARHGPVPPDGRRPGTPGAVPAGGGSVEPAGASAPVPRGGDPLAELVVRLRDVGLDPDVPQLCDALWLARWTRPAEASDQDDPPAGTGGRPTPLPDGGRGRDRDGRPRGDRPERPERPPQGVGADGRVSLYPVPQDGVERTRGAGRAAALPVGVPAAPVLPAPLELQRALRRLQRYRSPAPPLRMRLDETATAERSAQAGGLILPVYRAVTRGDARLQLVLDASSSMRVWDRLFIELQQVFGQLGAFSDIQVSHLHQGPDGEPAVSRSPDAYAAPLHSADRLSDPTGRRIVLFVSDCAGPLWHSGHAHRLLHHLSRQGPVAVLQPLPQRLWNRTRLPVLFCELSRGETLGGAAALRVRTPAGVPAEARRGALPVPVLPPEPVALGAWARLLSGAGAGPVPGAVGWVRADQPAAPAARADRRRTPFERVSRFSSSASPAAGRLAVYLAAAPLCLPVMQLVQRTMLPDSGPAELAEVLVGGLVTRASEEYADGGAQWYRIEPDVRDALLSRLGRDEAMLVLKHCSEYIEQRFGKGGPNFPALALAQLGDGGAGRPYAPAAQRTDHGDHGDNGDHGDNGGNGEEAPVPQPFAEVAARVLRRFMPLPEQFESLGSRTGPGQPVDRPTHQAVRRARALIERFDSEGMIQDVIDAVQLLRGATERERAGADPELWAEYAHCTLRLWEVQGGDDLLQEAEAAAERATAHPGRLHERAVLARVLHAAATDRRRRGDRPGALDLLRRADREYAVACAAPGLDENQALKLTLERVRALEAQWRLGGDSALLQGAVGMLEAFADVWPDRRQRPPELPLEHGRILLRLSGATADPVQARLYAEQGAQSLRNALDTGAEPYTAESARARVRILLDLVDALLQAGGPLDDAQARVDEALALVREQGRRASLLARAGRIAVARYAESGEPAELEAAADRFAQAAQRMSRDAPAHADVLAEWGEALLRLAGLQSGARAQDVLSRAIRVLRDCRMETPAGSRQVAHRLLLLGRALMLRYRARGDRVDLREAEHLFGLAAAEAGDPLLAARCRLDLGQVQFEAYRSLRRPARLDLAVDAFRDAAEAAREAEGMAETGRRRHEAVELCAQAHHWRGMSYEAAARPRAAREAYRLARAEWSRLPDDHLGTGEPTAEQTARRLAALERVT from the coding sequence ATGCCCGACGCAGCGGCCCGCCACGGCCCCGTCCCGCCCGACGGCCGCCGTCCCGGCACCCCGGGTGCCGTCCCGGCCGGAGGCGGCTCCGTCGAGCCCGCCGGTGCCTCGGCGCCCGTACCGCGCGGCGGTGATCCGCTCGCCGAACTCGTCGTGCGGTTGCGTGACGTCGGACTCGACCCCGATGTGCCGCAGCTGTGCGACGCGCTCTGGCTGGCGCGCTGGACCCGGCCGGCCGAGGCCTCCGACCAGGACGACCCGCCGGCCGGAACCGGCGGCCGGCCCACGCCCCTGCCCGACGGCGGACGGGGACGGGACCGGGACGGACGGCCGCGGGGGGACCGCCCCGAACGGCCGGAGCGGCCACCGCAGGGCGTGGGGGCCGACGGGCGGGTGAGTCTGTACCCGGTCCCGCAGGACGGGGTGGAGCGGACCCGTGGCGCGGGGCGGGCCGCCGCGCTGCCGGTGGGCGTACCCGCTGCCCCCGTGCTGCCCGCCCCGCTCGAACTCCAGCGCGCATTACGGCGGCTTCAGCGCTACCGGAGCCCCGCGCCGCCGCTGCGCATGCGGCTCGACGAGACGGCGACGGCGGAGCGCAGCGCGCAGGCGGGCGGCCTGATCCTGCCCGTGTACCGGGCCGTCACCCGGGGCGACGCCCGGCTCCAGCTGGTCCTGGACGCCTCGTCCTCGATGCGGGTGTGGGACCGGCTGTTCATCGAACTTCAGCAGGTTTTCGGCCAGTTGGGCGCCTTCTCCGACATCCAGGTCAGCCATCTGCACCAGGGGCCGGACGGTGAGCCGGCCGTCAGCCGCAGCCCCGACGCCTACGCGGCGCCGCTGCACTCCGCGGACCGGCTCAGCGACCCCACCGGCCGCCGGATCGTCCTGTTCGTCAGCGACTGCGCGGGCCCCCTGTGGCACAGCGGCCACGCGCACCGGCTGCTGCACCACCTCTCCCGGCAGGGCCCGGTCGCCGTGCTCCAGCCGCTGCCGCAGCGCCTGTGGAACCGCACCCGACTTCCCGTGCTGTTCTGCGAGTTGAGCCGCGGCGAGACGCTGGGCGGAGCGGCCGCACTGCGCGTACGCACCCCCGCGGGGGTCCCGGCGGAGGCGCGCCGGGGAGCGCTGCCGGTGCCGGTGCTGCCGCCCGAGCCGGTGGCCCTGGGCGCCTGGGCCAGGCTGCTGTCCGGGGCCGGCGCCGGGCCCGTCCCGGGGGCCGTGGGCTGGGTGCGCGCGGACCAGCCGGCCGCCCCGGCGGCACGCGCCGACCGACGGCGCACGCCGTTCGAACGGGTCAGCAGGTTCAGCTCCAGCGCCTCCCCGGCCGCCGGACGGCTCGCCGTCTATCTGGCCGCCGCACCCCTGTGCCTGCCCGTGATGCAGCTCGTCCAGCGCACGATGCTGCCCGACTCCGGGCCGGCCGAACTCGCCGAGGTGCTGGTCGGCGGCCTGGTCACGCGCGCGTCGGAGGAGTACGCCGACGGCGGCGCCCAGTGGTACCGCATCGAGCCCGACGTGCGGGACGCCCTGTTGTCCCGGCTGGGCCGCGACGAGGCCATGCTGGTGCTCAAGCACTGCTCGGAGTACATCGAGCAGCGCTTCGGCAAGGGCGGCCCCAACTTCCCGGCCCTCGCCCTGGCCCAGCTCGGCGACGGCGGCGCGGGCCGCCCGTACGCGCCCGCCGCCCAGCGCACGGATCACGGCGACCACGGCGACAACGGGGATCACGGGGACAACGGCGGCAACGGCGAGGAGGCCCCCGTGCCCCAGCCCTTCGCGGAGGTCGCGGCCCGCGTGCTGCGGCGGTTCATGCCGCTGCCCGAGCAGTTCGAGAGCCTCGGAAGCCGGACCGGACCGGGACAGCCCGTGGACCGGCCGACACACCAGGCGGTCCGCAGGGCCCGAGCGCTGATCGAGCGCTTCGACAGCGAGGGCATGATCCAGGACGTCATCGACGCGGTGCAGTTGCTGCGCGGCGCCACCGAGCGCGAGCGGGCGGGCGCGGACCCCGAACTGTGGGCCGAGTACGCGCACTGCACTCTGCGGCTGTGGGAGGTGCAGGGCGGCGACGACCTCCTCCAGGAGGCCGAGGCGGCTGCGGAACGGGCGACCGCGCACCCGGGTCGGCTGCACGAACGGGCCGTGCTGGCCCGGGTGTTGCACGCGGCCGCGACCGACCGCAGGCGACGCGGCGACCGCCCCGGCGCCCTGGACCTGCTGCGCCGCGCCGACCGCGAGTACGCCGTCGCCTGCGCGGCGCCCGGGCTCGACGAGAACCAGGCGCTGAAACTCACCCTGGAACGGGTGCGCGCCCTGGAGGCCCAGTGGCGGCTCGGCGGGGACAGCGCGCTGCTCCAGGGCGCCGTCGGCATGCTGGAGGCCTTCGCCGACGTCTGGCCCGACCGGCGTCAGCGCCCGCCCGAACTCCCCCTGGAGCACGGCCGGATCCTGCTGCGACTCTCCGGCGCCACCGCCGATCCCGTCCAGGCACGGCTCTACGCCGAGCAGGGCGCGCAGTCGCTGCGCAACGCCCTGGACACCGGCGCGGAGCCGTACACCGCCGAGTCGGCACGCGCGCGGGTGCGCATCCTGCTCGACCTGGTCGACGCGCTGCTCCAGGCGGGCGGCCCGCTGGACGACGCCCAGGCCCGGGTCGACGAGGCCCTCGCCCTGGTGCGCGAACAGGGCCGGCGCGCCTCTTTGCTGGCGCGGGCCGGCCGGATCGCCGTGGCCCGCTACGCCGAGTCGGGCGAACCGGCGGAGCTGGAGGCGGCCGCGGACCGCTTCGCGCAGGCCGCCCAGCGGATGTCCCGCGACGCGCCCGCGCACGCCGACGTCCTCGCCGAGTGGGGCGAGGCGCTGCTGCGGCTGGCCGGGCTCCAGTCCGGGGCACGGGCGCAGGACGTGCTGTCCCGGGCGATCCGCGTGCTGCGGGACTGCCGGATGGAGACCCCGGCGGGCAGCCGTCAGGTCGCCCACCGGCTGCTGCTGCTCGGCCGCGCGCTGATGCTGCGCTACCGGGCCCGCGGGGACCGGGTCGACCTGCGCGAGGCCGAGCACCTCTTCGGCCTCGCGGCGGCGGAGGCGGGGGATCCGCTGCTGGCCGCCCGCTGCCGGCTGGACCTCGGCCAGGTCCAGTTCGAGGCCTATCGCAGCCTGCGCCGCCCGGCCCGGCTCGACCTCGCGGTCGACGCCTTCCGCGACGCGGCGGAGGCGGCCCGGGAGGCGGAGGGGATGGCCGAAACCGGTCGTCGGCGCCATGAGGCCGTCGAGTTGTGTGCGCAGGCGCATCACTGGCGGGGTATGTCCTATGAGGCGGCCGCCCGGCCGCGTGCCGCCCGCGAGGCATACCGCCTGGCCCGCGCGGAGTGGTCGAGGCTGCCGGACGACCACCTGGGCACGGGCGAGCCGACGGCGGAGCAGACGGCGCGGCGGCTGGCCGCACTGGAACGTGTGACATGA
- a CDS encoding PadR family transcriptional regulator produces the protein MPPVFAHGRLRLYLLKLLDEAPRHGYEVIRLLEERFQGLYAPSAGTVYPRLAKLEAEGLVTHTTEGGRKVYAITDAGRAELADRSGELVDLELEIRESVAELAAEIRADVRGAAGDLRREMRAAATEARQGAGAGSTEHGEQGGYGEYGDKESWHAAKEEMRRVKQEWKEQARRAKDESRRAREEAQRARRQAKEAQERARTQAQEEVQRIARRVQEQVQDHFTRGDWPTGVREGLTELAKEFGDFGREYGRDFGFGRAGTTGSTTTGSTTTTRPEDSRTAEKGRTEEPPTAEEPPTSEESRTAEYSRTPEDFPAEYEPAWAHEDTGGDPARDLDRLLDRFRDDIRDAARDHGVTGDQLREARRHLSTAAAHIGVILRAPKP, from the coding sequence ATGCCTCCCGTCTTCGCCCACGGCCGTCTCCGTCTCTATCTGCTGAAGCTGCTGGACGAAGCGCCGCGCCACGGCTACGAGGTGATCCGCCTCCTCGAAGAACGCTTCCAGGGGCTCTACGCGCCGTCGGCGGGCACGGTCTACCCCCGGCTGGCCAAGCTGGAGGCCGAGGGGCTGGTCACCCACACCACCGAGGGCGGCCGCAAGGTCTACGCCATCACCGACGCGGGCCGGGCCGAACTGGCGGACCGCAGCGGCGAACTGGTCGACCTGGAGCTGGAGATCCGCGAGTCGGTCGCCGAGCTGGCCGCCGAGATCCGGGCCGACGTACGCGGCGCGGCCGGCGATCTGCGGCGCGAGATGCGGGCGGCGGCCACCGAGGCCCGGCAGGGCGCCGGGGCGGGCTCCACGGAGCACGGCGAACAGGGTGGGTACGGGGAGTACGGCGACAAGGAGTCGTGGCACGCCGCCAAGGAGGAGATGCGCCGCGTCAAGCAGGAGTGGAAGGAGCAGGCGCGCCGGGCCAAGGACGAGAGCCGCCGCGCCCGCGAGGAGGCCCAGCGGGCCCGCCGCCAGGCCAAGGAGGCGCAGGAGCGGGCCCGTACCCAGGCCCAGGAAGAGGTGCAGCGCATCGCCCGCCGGGTCCAGGAACAGGTCCAGGACCACTTCACCCGGGGCGACTGGCCGACCGGCGTCCGCGAGGGCCTGACGGAACTCGCCAAGGAGTTCGGGGACTTCGGCAGGGAGTACGGCAGGGACTTCGGCTTCGGCCGCGCCGGCACGACGGGCTCGACGACGACGGGCTCGACGACGACCACGCGTCCGGAGGACTCGCGCACCGCGGAGAAAGGCCGCACCGAGGAGCCCCCCACCGCGGAGGAGCCCCCCACCTCGGAGGAATCCCGCACCGCCGAATACTCCCGCACCCCGGAGGACTTCCCCGCCGAGTACGAACCGGCCTGGGCCCACGAGGACACCGGTGGCGACCCGGCCCGCGATCTGGACCGCCTGCTCGACCGCTTCCGGGACGACATCCGTGACGCGGCCCGCGACCACGGCGTCACCGGCGACCAACTCCGCGAGGCGCGCCGCCACCTGTCCACGGCGGCGGCACACATCGGGGTGATCCTGCGAGCGCCGAAACCCTGA
- a CDS encoding DUF6104 family protein has translation MYFTDRGIEELEKRRGEEEVTFEWLAEQLRTFVDLNPDFEVPVERLATWLARLDDEDDE, from the coding sequence ATGTACTTCACCGATCGCGGAATCGAGGAACTCGAGAAGCGGCGCGGCGAGGAGGAGGTCACCTTCGAGTGGCTCGCCGAGCAGCTGCGGACGTTCGTCGACCTGAATCCGGACTTCGAGGTGCCGGTGGAGCGGCTGGCGACCTGGCTGGCACGGCTGGACGACGAGGACGACGAGTAG